A genome region from Babesia bigemina genome assembly Bbig001, chromosome : I includes the following:
- a CDS encoding u1 snRNP, putative — MSALGMPPHLLVLFQARPPLEYVPPIENGMKRKLNGIADFVSHFSNEHIPPPPPFETPHQRADRRKRQKLIEFQNQQRKDREAYDPKYDPALARGSTNPWLTHDPYKTLFVSNIPYEVTEKQLWKEFDVYGRVRRVRMINDRQNRPRGYAFIEYSDDRDMVNAYKRGDGRKISGRRVMVDVERARTVEGWYPRRLGGGRGRSRSKPPKFYDGKPLTVEEVVKETKPVVTYTDDMMDEIEEGQVV; from the coding sequence ATGTCGGCTTTGGGTATGCCGCCGCACCTGTTGGTGCTCTTCCAGGCACGGCCGCCCCTGGAGTACGTGCCGCCGATAGAGAATGGAATGAAGCGTAAGCTCAACGGGATCGCCGATTTCGTAAGCCACTTCTCAAACGAGCACATTCCACCGCCTCCGCCGTTTGAGACCCCTCACCAGCGCGCTGACAGAAGGAAGAGGCAGAAGCTCATAGAGTTCCAGAACCAGCAACGGAAAGATCGCGAGGCGTACGACCCGAAATACGACCCGGCATTAGCACGAGGGTCGACAAATCCGTGGTTGACGCACGACCCTTACAAGACCCTCTTCGTGTCTAACATTCCCTACGAGGTTACTGAGAAGCAACTGTGGAAGGAGTTCGACGTCTACGGGCGCGTTAGGCGCGTTCGCATGATCAATGATCGCCAAAACCGCCCCAGGGGTTACGCGTTCATCGAATACAGCGACGACCGAGACATGGTGAATGCATACAAACGCGGTGACGGCAGGAAGATCAGCGGGCGGAGAGTCATGGTCGACGTTGAGCGCGCACGCACTGTTGAAGGGTGGTACCCGAGAAGGCTTGGCGGTGGGCGCGGCCGTTCGCGCTCCAAGCCTCCGAAGTTCTACGACGGAAAACCGCTAACTGTAGAGGAGGTGGTGAAGGAAACTAAGCCCGTGGTTACGTACACTGATGACATGATGGACGAAATTGAAGAGGGACAGGTTGTGTAG